In the candidate division WOR-3 bacterium genome, TCCTTCCACGAAGGTTAATATTGCTATAGGCTGTGCACTTTCGGTGTTATTCAATTGAGTAAAAAATAACATGACTATTGTGAATAAATTAATCATTTTCTCCTTTCATATAATAATTACTGCTTGGTCCCAAAATTTATTCCAATTATAATCAAAATAAATTATCTGTCAATTATGCGGTTTAAATATCTAAAGATTAATCTTTACCACCATCCTGCGTCTTGAAAAGCCCCCCTATAATATTTTATAATTTTTATACTAAATTTTTATCTAAACCTCGTTATTGTTCGATAGTTTTAGAATTGTAGAATAATGGAATCAACCGTGTAGTAAATTATTTATCAAAATTCACACCTTCTGACCTGTATGAAAGTCTAAACCCTTAAATAGGTTAATTTCCTATTTGTACTTCAATTGTCCCTACTTACCCTTATTTATTGTTGGTGTTTCCTCTAACTGCCTTGTATCGCCTCAATTGCCCTGTATTGCCCTAATTTGCCTTGTGTTGCCCTGTCAGAAATATATCAAATACTTCGCCTTTATCGCACCAACCTGATTTTGTAATGCAAGTCCCTCCCCTTGATTTGCCCGATAGTCATTCAAGGCAATATAGAGCCAGGATTTGGGCTTGAAATTATAAGAGAATAAAAAGCCAAAACGATTGGTCAAAAATTCTGTAGCACCAAAATTTGTGCCCGGTGTATTGAAGACAAACTCATTAAATATACCAAAAGTCATTATGGGTGTGATTTTGATATCTATTCTCGGTGTTGCTGAAGGCCATATAGTAAGGATTGTATTAGTAGTATCCCATTCAACCCAGAAATAGGAATCAAAATTGATTGAAATCCGAGGCATCACTGTCCAGTAAAATCCGTGCCAGGTATAAGACTGATACGCAAGAAATCCACGATAGTAGTTATAAGAGTAGCTAATGTTAGCACCACCCCAGATACTATACTTTGGTCCATTACCCCACACTGATACATTTGCACAGCGGAACAAGAAACTTGTATCTGCTTCATAATATGGACCTGCCTCAATTTCCATGCTCCCACCCCAATCATTCCTGAAATTGGGATTGAAACAGGCAAATCCTATCTTTGACCAATCTTTTTCACCAGGGCTCTGTATCAAGGCACCACCAAATCCAGTCCACAGGTTTCTCAAAAAACCTTTTTGATATGTCTTAAATGGCCCAGTGAGCAACATAAACTTCTTGATTCCTGCCCAGGGCACATAGCCAATATCCTGAACATCAAATGAATCACCAATCACCTGAACACTGCCCATTGTCAAAAAGTTCTTGATAAACCCAAAATAACCAGAAGATACTGCCCAATCCCTTTTGCCAATTTTATCACTCATTGCACTCTGAACGATAAATTGATTGGGTCCTGACCGATACACCCCATCAACACCGATCGCAAGATTATATGTATCTTTATTGACCGCTGTGCCACTGAATAATATACCCATATCCGAATTCTCTAAGACCTTATATTTTCCACGAAACACACCAAACCCACGCCTCGGCTCAAGCACAAGATTGCTATCTTTTACTTCATCTGTGTACGCACCAAATAAACCATAGTTTAGTTTTTCTGATTTACTGGTCAATTTCAATCCACCAATTATTGGTACAACTTCACCATCAACAGATTTACCAATCCTTCGGGAATAAAAGATTCTCAAAGGCGAGAAGAACCCTTTACCTTCACCAAAATCCGACATTCTGAATATCTCTGAGCCTTCAACGAAAAAAGGCCTCCGCTCGCTCAAATATGTCTCATACCTTGATAGATTCAGAATAAATGGGTCGGATTCAATCTGGGCAAAATCAGGAAAGGCAGTGGCGTTTAAGGTGGTTTGAGAAGTAATATCCCATTTCAGGTTCAAACTGGCACTGGGTTTTATCTCGCCCGAAAGTGCACCCACCTTATCATAACGCACAAAGCCTTCTGGATAGATTTCAAAATAATAACCCTTTGCCTGAGAGTTGATATTTTTTAGAGTACCAAATTTTGATACCAGCATTCCTTCTTTCTGTGAAACCTCGGTCCAGTAATCAGTTTCTTGTCTCTCTGGAATATGACGCCTGAAATTTATCCCCCATTCTGAAAGGCCTTTTTTATATCTGATTGATTTAAATGGAATTTTAATCTCAACTTCGTAGCGGTCATCATAGGTCTTTACTGCATAATACCAGACACCATCCCAGGACAAATCTGAAGAACGACCATCATCAAGTATCCAGCCATCATCATACACCCCACTGACATAAACCTTGAATAGATATGCAGTAGTTTTGCTTCCAAAGGGGTCAAGATACACACTAACTGCATCATCATTTCCACTCATCTGATTCACAGGTTTAGAATTCTTTGTCCAGCACCGAAAGGCAAAATAGAGATTGTTTTCGTCCTGCAGAATGTAAACCACGGTATTATCCGATGGCTTCTCTTTTTCATAAGGCATATATTGAATAAAATCGTACGCTGAATCTGCCTTGAGCCAGATTTCTTCAATATGCCCATCAATCACCGGTGCAGTTTCTGTAAACCGCACCTCAAGGGATTTGTTATTTGCAACTAACACTAATAATAGAAAAACCATATTTCTCCTTTCACCTTATTTTTTAGATTTTATAATACCAGCATTCCAACCCCAACCCACCAACCATCCTTCTTGAAATCCCAAATTCCATTCCCCTCTTCACCCCTATTAGCCCTTATTTCCCCTTGTTTACCCTTATTTTTTTTCATAGCCCTCTTTAGCCTTCTATTGCCCCTAATTGCCTTAAGTTGCCCTCAATTGCCTTCTATATTATGTATTACGCAAAAATCCCCAAAAAGTTTCATTTTCGATTACCACACTACAATAATCTTATTAATTTACATTACTTCTTTAGGCTGTTATTAATTGTAGTATTTTATACAAATTTCACAAAAATACAATAGTCATTCACACAATCTCTCATACCCTAACCAAATTTCAAGTGTGCATTAACTTATTAAGATTACCGAGATATGTGAAATGCGGTTTTACTAATAAGACCGCTGATTTTCATCTAGGTTTTTTTTCAAGTATTTTATCCAGCGGTCGAGTTCATTCACAAGCCTGCGGAACTCAATGTTAGTGATATATTTTCTTTTCTTGTGATCCACAAGCGAACGGCGTATTTCTACGGTATAAGTCCTGACGACAATGTCGCTGTCTTCACCCAGATGATTTCTGATGTCAGTTAGGGATTTACTAAGCCAGTCAAGAAGTGTCTTGTATTGCTTGTTCAAGGAACAGAAAATATACAACGAGGAGTTGTAAATCCCGATCCCGATATAATAAACGGTTGTGCCATCTCGTTTAGCCAATTTTATTGATGCCCGATGCTTGGTAACCCGAACCTCATTGAAGTTTATAGACCTCGGGTATCTGTTCATCAAAGCCAGTGTGATTCTGGTTGGCAGGGTAATATCCAACGGTATGAGTTTTTGCCTCACATGACGCATTTCTCTTACCAAACGGACCCGCATATTGCTCCTCCTATGCGTAATATTATTTAGTGTTTCCTAATATCAAAATTCCTGTAGAGTTAAGAGATGCAACCGAAAACTCCTTTATTATTATAGTAATTTCCTTTGCTTTCGCATCGCCCGTTATCGATAAAAGTAACTTCTCGCCCTCTTTCGCGAAACAATGACAAGCCCCCAATTTTTGTCATAATGATAAAATGGTTCGTTTTTATCTACTCTTTCTTCATCCAAGTTAAACAAGTGTGACCATTTAGAGCGGTAGGTGTGAATTTCTGGTCGTGTCCCAAACCCGCTAAGTTCTTTTAGCCCTTGGCATCTAACACAGTATCGAGTTTCTGGTATCAATTGTAAACGTCTGATATCTATAGGTTTGTGACACAGCTCACAAAATCCATAAAATTTGACAGCATGCTTTATTTTATATATTGCAAGGTTGATTTCGTGCAACTTATTGTAACACAATTCTAATTGTTTATCGGTTGTATTTATATATGCATCTACATTATCCGGCAAGTCAC is a window encoding:
- a CDS encoding DUF5916 domain-containing protein translates to MVFLLLVLVANNKSLEVRFTETAPVIDGHIEEIWLKADSAYDFIQYMPYEKEKPSDNTVVYILQDENNLYFAFRCWTKNSKPVNQMSGNDDAVSVYLDPFGSKTTAYLFKVYVSGVYDDGWILDDGRSSDLSWDGVWYYAVKTYDDRYEVEIKIPFKSIRYKKGLSEWGINFRRHIPERQETDYWTEVSQKEGMLVSKFGTLKNINSQAKGYYFEIYPEGFVRYDKVGALSGEIKPSASLNLKWDITSQTTLNATAFPDFAQIESDPFILNLSRYETYLSERRPFFVEGSEIFRMSDFGEGKGFFSPLRIFYSRRIGKSVDGEVVPIIGGLKLTSKSEKLNYGLFGAYTDEVKDSNLVLEPRRGFGVFRGKYKVLENSDMGILFSGTAVNKDTYNLAIGVDGVYRSGPNQFIVQSAMSDKIGKRDWAVSSGYFGFIKNFLTMGSVQVIGDSFDVQDIGYVPWAGIKKFMLLTGPFKTYQKGFLRNLWTGFGGALIQSPGEKDWSKIGFACFNPNFRNDWGGSMEIEAGPYYEADTSFLFRCANVSVWGNGPKYSIWGGANISYSYNYYRGFLAYQSYTWHGFYWTVMPRISINFDSYFWVEWDTTNTILTIWPSATPRIDIKITPIMTFGIFNEFVFNTPGTNFGATEFLTNRFGFLFSYNFKPKSWLYIALNDYRANQGEGLALQNQVGAIKAKYLIYF